One part of the [Synechococcus] sp. NIES-970 genome encodes these proteins:
- the acpP gene encoding acyl carrier protein produces the protein MNQEIFDKIKNIIVDQLDVDADAVTADSNFISDLDADSLDTVELVMAFEEEFDIDIPDDVAEKITTVGEAVNIIAEKTGQN, from the coding sequence ATGAACCAGGAAATTTTCGACAAAATTAAAAACATCATCGTTGATCAGCTAGATGTCGATGCTGACGCCGTAACCGCCGACTCAAATTTTATCAGTGACCTTGACGCTGATTCCCTTGATACAGTTGAGCTGGTCATGGCTTTTGAAGAAGAGTTCGATATCGATATTCCCGATGATGTCGCTGAAAAAATCACTACGGTGGGAGAAGCAGTTAACATCATTGCTGAGAAAACGGGTCAAAATTAA
- the gatA gene encoding glutamyl-tRNA(Gln) amidotransferase, A subunit has product MSAIRTLHQQLITKERSAVEILTATFAHIEAVEPKVKAFLTLTKDQALTQAAQVDEKIARGETIGLLEGIPIAIKDNLCTKGIQTTCASRILEGFVPTYESTVTQKLREAGAIMVGKTNLDEFAMGSSTENSGYQVTGNPWDVTRVPGGSSGGSAAAVAAGEAPIALGSDTGGSIRQPASLCGVVGLKPTYGLVSRFGLVAYASSLDQIGPFARTVEDTAILLEAIAGYDPKDSTSLDVEIPQYSQLLQTDLPKDKPLKIGIIQETFGEGLEPEVAAAVQQAIAQFQALGVEIETISCPRFRYGLPAYYIIAPSEASANLARYDAVKYGRRSDSANNLVDMYTQTRAAGFGPEVKRRIMLGTYTLSAGYYDAYYLKAQKVRTLIKEDFDNAFAKVDLLICPTSPSTAFKAGEKTDDPLSMYLSDLMTIPVNLAGLPALSLPCGFDTQGLPIGMQLIGNVLREDLLLQAAYAYEQATEWHKQQPKL; this is encoded by the coding sequence ATGTCAGCCATCCGCACGCTACACCAACAACTCATCACAAAGGAACGTTCTGCTGTTGAAATTTTGACGGCAACCTTTGCCCATATCGAAGCGGTGGAACCTAAGGTTAAGGCCTTTTTGACATTGACTAAAGATCAGGCTCTAACCCAAGCGGCGCAGGTGGATGAAAAAATTGCGCGGGGGGAAACCATTGGCCTCCTGGAAGGAATTCCAATCGCAATTAAAGACAATCTCTGTACCAAAGGCATTCAGACCACCTGTGCATCACGGATTCTTGAAGGTTTTGTGCCCACCTACGAATCGACAGTAACCCAGAAGCTCCGGGAAGCAGGGGCGATTATGGTCGGTAAAACAAATCTTGATGAGTTCGCCATGGGTAGCTCTACAGAAAATTCTGGCTACCAAGTAACAGGCAATCCCTGGGATGTGACCAGGGTTCCAGGGGGCTCTTCTGGGGGATCGGCGGCAGCAGTGGCGGCAGGGGAAGCGCCGATCGCCCTGGGTTCGGATACGGGGGGATCCATTCGTCAGCCAGCCTCTTTGTGCGGTGTTGTGGGTTTGAAGCCAACCTATGGCCTTGTTTCTCGCTTTGGTCTGGTGGCCTATGCTTCTTCGCTAGATCAGATTGGCCCCTTTGCCCGCACCGTAGAGGATACGGCAATTTTGTTGGAGGCGATCGCTGGCTATGACCCGAAAGATTCCACTAGCTTAGATGTCGAAATTCCCCAGTATAGCCAACTGCTCCAGACGGACCTGCCTAAGGATAAACCCCTAAAAATTGGCATTATCCAGGAAACCTTTGGGGAAGGTCTTGAGCCAGAAGTGGCAGCGGCAGTCCAACAGGCGATCGCCCAATTTCAAGCCCTAGGCGTTGAAATTGAAACCATCTCCTGTCCCCGATTCCGCTATGGCCTGCCCGCCTACTACATCATTGCTCCCTCCGAAGCCTCGGCAAACCTCGCCCGCTACGATGCAGTGAAATACGGGCGCCGTAGTGATTCTGCCAATAACCTGGTGGATATGTATACCCAAACCCGGGCAGCAGGCTTTGGTCCTGAGGTAAAACGGCGGATCATGCTAGGGACTTATACCCTCTCCGCCGGCTATTACGATGCCTATTACCTCAAAGCTCAAAAGGTGCGAACTTTAATCAAAGAAGATTTTGACAATGCCTTTGCAAAAGTTGACCTCCTTATCTGCCCCACTTCCCCCAGCACTGCCTTTAAAGCTGGCGAAAAAACAGATGATCCCCTCAGCATGTACCTATCTGACCTGATGACAATCCCCGTTAATCTCGCTGGCCTGCCGGCCTTGAGCCTGCCTTGTGGTTTTGATACCCAAGGGCTACCCATCGGGATGCAACTTATTGGCAATGTACTTAGAGAAGATCTCCTACTCCAGGCAGCTTATGCCTACGAACAAGCAACCGAATGGCATAAACAACAACCCAAACTTTAA